From the genome of Suricata suricatta isolate VVHF042 chromosome 3, meerkat_22Aug2017_6uvM2_HiC, whole genome shotgun sequence, one region includes:
- the FAM20B gene encoding glycosaminoglycan xylosylkinase, with protein sequence MKLKQRVVLLAILLVIFIFTKVFLIDNLDTSAANREDQRAFHRMMAALRVELVPKLDHTLQSPWEIAAQWVVPREVYPEETPELGAILHAMATKKIIKADVGFKGTQLKALLILEGGQKVVFKPKRYNRDYVVEGEPYAGYDRHNAEVAAFHLDRILGFRRAPLVVGRFVNLRTEIKPVATEQLLSTFLTVGNNTCFYGKCYYCRETEPACADGDTMEGSVTLWLPDVWPLQKHRHPWGRTYREGKLARWEYDESYCDAVKKTSPYDSGPRLLDIIDTAVFDYLIGNADRHHYESFQDDEGASMLLLLDNAKSFGNPSLDERSILAPLYQCCIIRVSTWNRLNYLKNGVLKSALKAAMAHDPISPVLSEPHLDAVDQRLLGTLATVKQCTDQFGADAVLVEDRMPLSHL encoded by the exons ATGAAGCTAAAGCAGCGAGTCGTGCTGTTAGCGATTCTTCTCGTCATCTTTATCTTCACCAAAGTTTTCCTGATTGACAACTTAGACACATCAGCTGCAAACCGAGAGGACCAGAGGGCTTTTCACAGAATGATGGCTGCCTTGCGGGTGGAGCTGGTGCCCAAGCTGGACCACACCTTGCAGTCTCCCTGGGAGATCGCAGCCCAGTGGGTGGTTCCTCGGGAAGTGTACCCAGAAGAGACACCGGAGCTGGGGGCAATCCTGCATGCCATGGCCACCAAGAAGATCATTAAAGCTGATGTGGGTTTTAAAGGGACACAACTGAAAGCCTTACTGATACTTGAAGGAGGACAGAAAGTCGTCTTCAAACCTAAGCG GTATAACCGAGACTATGTGGTAGAAGGGGAGCCATACGCTGGCTACGACAGACACAACGCAGAGGTGGCAGCCTTTCATTTGGACAG GATTCTGGGTTTCCGCCGAGCCCCCCTGGTGGTTGGCAGATTTGTTAATCTACGGACAGAGATCAAGCCCGTTGCCACGGAGCAGCTGTTGAGCACCTTCCTGACCGTAG GAAATAATACTTGTTTCTATGGGAAGTGTTACTACTGCCGAGAGACAGAGCCAGCGTGTGCCGACGGAGACACGATGGAGGGATCTGTCACGCTGTGGCTTCCAGATGTGTGGCCTCTGCAGAAACATCGACACCCATGGGGCAGGACTTACCGGGAGGGCAAACTGGCCAG GTGGGAGTACGATGAGAGCTACTGTGACGCTGTGAAGAAAACGTCCCCTTACGACTCCGGCCCGCGTCTCCTGGACATCATTGACACCGCGGTCTTCGATTACCTGATCGGCAATGCTGACCGCCACCACTATGAGAGTTTTCAAGACGACGAAGGCGCCAGCATGCTCCTCCTCCTCGATAATGCCAAAAG ctTTGGGAACCCATCGCTGGATGAGAGAAGCATTCTCGCCCCCCTCTATCAGTGTTGCAT CATTCGGGTGTCCACCTGGAACAGACTGAACTACCTGAAGAATGGTGTGCTGAAGTCTGCCTTAAAAGCCGCCATGGCCCACGACCCCATCTCCCCCGTGCTGTCTGAGCCTCACCTGGACGCCGTGGACCAGCGGCTCCTGGGCACCCTGGCCACCGTGAAGCAGTGCACTGACCAGTTTGGGGCTGACGCTGTGCTGGTGGAAGACAGgatgcctctctcccacttgtaa